From the Ruminiclostridium josui JCM 17888 genome, one window contains:
- a CDS encoding alpha/beta fold hydrolase: MDTRRNLAYMLEILKDEENKGVTHIYGDDNEIFISYKELYKKALNILYNLQKKGIKKGDELIFQINDNITYLNVFWGCILGGIIPIPVSVGNNHEHRTKLFKIWNILNNPYIISDNKVFSTLKQFAESTGRDNDFEIMENKSINIEQIHQEEGEGRVYHSNANEIAFIQFSSGSTGDPKGVVLTHENLLTNIDGMIFSAGVTKKDSFLTWMPLTHDMGMIGFHLWPLCVGINHFIIPISVFIRRPSLWMKKVHEHKANIISSPNFGYGFFLNSFKEENAKDWDLSHVRILFNGAEPISIDLCERFLSTLGKYGLKHEAMLTVYGLAEASLGVAFPPYGKDYQKIIVDRHSLGIGEKVRKLDDKSDKDAVELAIEGYSIKHCFIRICDDQNKQLEPMTVGNVHISGKNVTGGYYNNQKATNSLITEDGWVNTGDLGFMDERGQLVITGRAKDIIFIRGQNYYPHDIERIAMMVPGVDIGKVAACGVYDNNSNSEEILICIWYKKKIEDFAVIAKQVKRIVNEKIGLVVKYVVPVREIPKTTSGKFQRYKLAEQFKEGAFTENINLIENIIAGNSSKPENDISVKSPESIQDWLVNRIAEERNLDKKRIGLDDPFSSFELDSINIVKIASDLSEWLGKEITPTLIYDYGNIKSLSIHLVQDNSEVEKDEPRIADSLLVRRQDIAIVGMGCRFPGASSPGEFWNMLVNGTDAITEVPSQRVIEYTHGTSSLSLPKWGGFIENIDMFDPLFFGISPREAESMDPQQRILLEVCWEAFEHAGINIKNLKDDCTGVFIGISNSEYAEIQEKSVESLNAYYGTGNAFSVAANRISYMFNFTGPSLAIDTACSSSLVAVHYACRSLRDGECDVAVAGGVNLILTDAVNIAFQQAGMLSEDGRCKTFDKSANGYVRGEGCGVVILKPLEKAVKDNDTIYAVIKGTAINHNGKSSGLTVPNGPVQQKVIRKALDNAGVLPGDVNYIEAHGTGTALGDPIEFQALKNVLAVEDKNREACYIGSVKTNIGHLEAAAGIAGLIKTTLSLHYEKIPPHLHLKEINPLISLENTDFVIPTDVIDWNPAKKRIAGVSSFGFGGSNAHVVLEEYRGVAKPRGVLSAEGEIVLLSANDRESLIAYASALRDYLRMLVKNTNFEIGLSEIAYTLKVGRVHMPERLGIIAYDIQDLYISLNKYLLGETFNRLFTGNCSGNNLSRDHFLIHEEGKEYIKLLVKNRNFKAILQLWVSGMDMDWLGLYAEEHPSKVALPTYPFRRERYWIEDSKIKARPEKEKKDILLLKKVWKETEKNITAYNTEIRHVLFIINDTSMPWIQKITSIRNSKITFIHQDDSIRSIEQISLDEHAVIVDLSDIGDYPENTEKELKRIALYQAILGKYSNIVLKILHFTMNRQQVQQDGICINGTLVSGFIKMLSAEYGKVYAKTIDLTPGYLPRLNEVYLREVDFTDNISEVCYREGKRRIPFLKTVGKYSNSELSVKHSNYKYDTDRAVVITGGTGGIGLVLASHLVRNGIRKLVLMGRKQIPERNQWEKILTSQEADRELISKIKEITELEKKGAEIKVYSGSLTEADKIREYFEQVRSQWGSVGGIIHCAGLTINDHPAFIHKSAVDIQEVLEPKVDALKILHNEFKEDKPSFFVVFSSVSAVIPGLATGISDYSAANYYMDTFVNCRIREGYHYYKSINWPGWSEIGMGARGMEKYESYGLSRISPDMGVKIWDLLLEDSRQWSTVVMRVNSDKFEQETLLYAKKSIPQEKKENNKIVHIKESSDTWVSLLKTLFSEELKIPPEKLGEHEDFAQLGVDSIILAELVKKIEKRFDIILEPSVFWEYPSINAMAGYLNNICAENPEFSKAEASTEFVEEACCSLEEYTDENLSGASPKKIAVVGVSCRFPGAENKDEFWSNLKSGKDSITEIPPDRWDIDENFREESREGKSNSKWGGFIDKIEEFDSTYFGINKDAARQTDPLIRLFLEASVEVVLDAGYEKKELSDKNVGVFVGSRISNYGNRIEKPTKDTVVAVGQNFIAAHVSHFMNLKGPSMVVDTACSSSLVSIYLACQSLLSGETDMCIAGGVDILLDERVFISLSQAGALSPDGKCHTFDKDANGFVLGEGCGAVLLKPLEKALANRDRIYAVIDAASVNNDGNTMGITTPNFEAQMEVIDAAIKKAGVDPETISYIEAHGTGTMIGDPIELKALTSVFRKYTQKKQFCGIGSVKTNIGHLLSAAGIAGFIKVILCIWNKQIAPSINCNVPNPRFNFEDSPFYIADKLKQWSPVDGVRRAGISSFGFGGTNAHIIVSDMYPENDYQKTDRWRKTNTVTYVKEKLWIDKPKKQCGVSQELNGLCTVTLKTRTDNSSEFEVIIDRDNYIVRDHRVHGVRILPGVTFIDFIYRALEIEGVDIAGAELQNILFKSPVSTSELFEREIRIKLTKKKDSFNVTAKSRRIFLLDREKGEWEENLTCDVSFRLSDNMESISLDTLKSGAIEILDVDEAYKHTRSVGINHFEFMKPLGKIYMGQGYLLAELELDTRAQKYTSMSYYHPAFLDASSILSFMFQYEEMPSDSRQTYIPVFIEGFRGYDKTKNNCYVYVEKSNTRQSSDDLMYSAMKIADETGRIIAAFKGFTTKKIREKDLIIKLEKPDTTTDSTCVAAPQEEKVTAISDNIKDQIKQMVSVVTGIPVSGMDTKASFYDLGLDSTDLLQMVHDIEKRIGKNLYPTLLFEYSSIEELCSFLEENNYQLSTERADEGKIQQINDTYEIMYFERTLEKTEQRLEEKQDGTNDVLIFDCTDSFHFEHLPKNHFEIVKQGQDFIQNDNGINTMDFQDEEQFIRLLKEKASNKTLPDTFCYILSEENVGLFNKPEEKIEKHLQGVYPLFYLCKALQSLKMKKHFTILAIYKANTDSALYYSALSGLFRSMRLENGKIGIKLIQTDTELWAGSEENTIQRLKNLIREELAYNDFDSVKVEYLEGKRYTEDFREINLNEDNGKVGIRENGVYIIPGGVGGIGLILARYLTRNKKVRLVLLGRSELDREKESAVNEMIASGSEVIYRKVDITDFKQVQFVFKETLDRWGAIHGIFHCAGVNVDNLIENKSIKEIKTVLDSKVKGAICLDEASESLELDYFILFSSLSAVVGNIGQADYAYANSFLDSFALWRESLCKKGQRSGRTLSVNWPLWDSGGMQVDQQTKEMFTNVYGMKPLENETGMDIFSSVLGASSANIIAVQADRQNFEKLIKPQKSNSSNQVHKRKEAYYNLLKELDESIDCRLLDTGISSAVEVIQTGEGRPLLLLSAFGMTGAMWYYQIRELRNKYRLIIVNIPGHGKSKPIEDVSLEKLSLILKDVLEKLKIKNPIPIIGASFGGMLAQDVTVRYPDKFSKMILVSSFSRTSEDFRNMTMDEARRVFNQSGKEDMKYAEVINESSEEECNRIYYKSQHMNPSASISYMNALQRLSTTDTIKNIKIPTLIITGAHDKFQGLIFNSGEADFIAKNIQESKRVVLDNAGHFPHITLYKSFNKIIMDYLECE; this comes from the coding sequence ATGGATACGCGCAGGAATCTTGCATATATGCTGGAAATCTTAAAGGATGAGGAAAACAAAGGTGTTACACATATATACGGCGATGATAACGAAATATTTATTTCTTACAAGGAACTATATAAAAAGGCTCTGAACATTCTATATAACTTACAGAAAAAAGGGATAAAAAAAGGTGATGAACTGATTTTTCAGATAAACGACAATATTACATATTTAAATGTTTTTTGGGGATGTATTTTAGGGGGAATAATCCCCATTCCTGTATCTGTAGGAAATAATCATGAGCACAGGACAAAATTGTTCAAAATATGGAACATTCTCAATAATCCTTACATTATATCAGATAACAAGGTTTTTTCCACTCTTAAGCAATTTGCTGAAAGTACAGGAAGAGATAATGATTTTGAAATAATGGAGAACAAGAGCATAAATATAGAGCAGATCCACCAGGAAGAAGGAGAGGGAAGGGTTTATCATTCTAATGCCAATGAAATAGCATTTATACAATTTTCTTCCGGCTCTACGGGTGATCCAAAAGGTGTTGTCTTAACACATGAAAATCTTTTAACAAATATTGATGGTATGATTTTTTCTGCAGGAGTAACAAAAAAGGATTCATTTTTGACGTGGATGCCTCTGACTCACGACATGGGCATGATTGGATTTCACCTGTGGCCCCTTTGTGTGGGAATAAATCATTTCATAATACCTATTTCCGTTTTTATCAGACGTCCATCTCTATGGATGAAAAAAGTACATGAACATAAGGCTAACATCATTTCTTCACCTAATTTCGGATATGGATTTTTCTTGAATTCCTTTAAGGAAGAAAATGCAAAGGACTGGGATTTATCACATGTTCGGATTCTATTCAACGGGGCAGAGCCAATTTCAATAGATTTATGTGAGAGATTTTTAAGTACATTAGGAAAATATGGACTAAAGCATGAAGCAATGCTAACTGTTTATGGGTTAGCAGAGGCTAGTCTTGGTGTGGCTTTTCCTCCCTATGGCAAGGATTATCAAAAAATAATTGTTGACAGACATTCCTTAGGTATAGGAGAAAAAGTTAGAAAACTAGATGATAAATCTGATAAGGATGCCGTAGAACTGGCTATAGAGGGATACAGTATTAAGCATTGCTTTATTCGAATCTGTGACGATCAGAATAAACAGCTAGAGCCAATGACAGTGGGTAATGTACATATAAGCGGGAAAAATGTTACCGGTGGTTATTATAATAACCAAAAAGCAACCAATTCTCTTATTACAGAAGACGGTTGGGTGAATACCGGTGATTTGGGCTTTATGGATGAACGTGGACAGCTTGTAATTACAGGAAGGGCAAAAGATATTATTTTTATTAGAGGGCAGAACTATTATCCTCACGATATCGAGAGAATCGCCATGATGGTTCCAGGAGTTGATATTGGGAAGGTAGCTGCATGTGGAGTTTATGATAATAACAGCAACAGTGAAGAAATACTAATATGTATTTGGTATAAAAAGAAAATTGAGGACTTTGCAGTTATTGCTAAGCAGGTTAAAAGAATCGTTAATGAAAAAATAGGCCTTGTTGTAAAGTATGTTGTTCCTGTACGAGAGATTCCAAAAACGACAAGCGGTAAGTTTCAAAGGTATAAGCTGGCTGAGCAGTTTAAAGAAGGTGCATTTACAGAGAATATAAATCTGATTGAAAATATTATTGCAGGAAATAGCTCCAAACCTGAAAATGATATTTCAGTCAAAAGCCCTGAAAGTATACAAGATTGGCTAGTCAATAGAATAGCGGAAGAGAGGAATCTGGATAAAAAGCGAATTGGATTGGATGACCCATTTTCGAGTTTTGAATTGGACTCCATCAATATAGTGAAGATAGCTTCAGATTTATCTGAGTGGCTGGGAAAGGAAATAACACCGACTTTAATATATGATTATGGAAACATAAAAAGTTTGTCTATTCATTTGGTCCAAGATAATTCGGAGGTAGAAAAGGATGAACCACGTATAGCTGACAGCCTCCTGGTAAGAAGGCAGGATATTGCAATTGTGGGGATGGGATGTCGTTTTCCTGGAGCGTCCAGCCCTGGTGAATTCTGGAATATGCTTGTAAACGGTACTGATGCTATAACCGAAGTGCCAAGCCAAAGAGTTATAGAGTATACCCATGGAACTTCTTCGTTAAGTTTACCTAAATGGGGAGGTTTTATCGAAAACATTGATATGTTTGATCCACTTTTTTTCGGGATTTCACCAAGGGAAGCAGAAAGTATGGATCCCCAGCAAAGGATTCTTCTGGAGGTATGTTGGGAAGCATTTGAACATGCAGGGATAAATATTAAGAATTTGAAAGATGATTGTACAGGGGTTTTCATTGGTATATCCAATTCTGAATATGCTGAGATTCAGGAGAAATCAGTGGAAAGCCTGAACGCTTATTATGGGACAGGAAATGCATTCTCTGTGGCTGCAAACAGAATATCATATATGTTTAATTTTACTGGACCGAGTCTTGCTATTGATACGGCATGTTCATCTTCTCTTGTGGCAGTTCATTATGCCTGCAGGAGCCTGCGGGATGGTGAATGTGATGTAGCTGTTGCAGGGGGGGTAAACCTGATTCTGACGGATGCCGTCAATATTGCTTTTCAGCAGGCGGGAATGTTATCTGAGGATGGAAGATGCAAAACCTTTGATAAAAGTGCAAACGGGTATGTTAGGGGAGAAGGCTGTGGCGTAGTTATATTGAAGCCTTTGGAAAAGGCTGTAAAAGATAATGATACAATATATGCTGTTATAAAAGGGACAGCAATTAACCACAATGGTAAAAGCAGCGGACTTACCGTTCCTAATGGTCCGGTTCAGCAAAAGGTTATTAGAAAGGCGTTGGATAATGCAGGGGTACTGCCTGGCGATGTGAATTATATTGAGGCACATGGGACAGGCACAGCCTTAGGTGACCCAATTGAATTTCAGGCGCTTAAAAACGTACTTGCCGTTGAAGATAAAAATAGAGAGGCTTGCTATATCGGCTCTGTAAAAACCAACATTGGGCATCTTGAAGCAGCGGCGGGAATTGCAGGTTTAATAAAGACAACCTTGTCACTGCATTATGAAAAAATTCCGCCCCATTTACATCTAAAGGAGATAAATCCATTAATTAGTTTGGAAAATACTGACTTTGTCATACCGACAGATGTTATAGATTGGAATCCTGCAAAAAAAAGAATAGCAGGTGTAAGCTCCTTTGGTTTTGGGGGAAGCAATGCACATGTTGTACTTGAGGAATATAGGGGAGTTGCTAAACCGAGAGGTGTTTTATCAGCTGAAGGTGAAATTGTGCTTCTTTCAGCAAACGACAGAGAAAGCCTAATTGCTTATGCTAGTGCTTTACGGGACTATCTCCGAATGCTTGTAAAAAACACAAACTTTGAAATAGGCCTTTCAGAAATCGCATATACTCTGAAAGTCGGAAGAGTACATATGCCTGAGAGATTAGGAATTATCGCTTATGACATTCAGGATTTATATATTTCTCTGAATAAATATTTACTAGGGGAAACTTTTAATAGATTGTTTACAGGAAATTGCTCAGGAAATAACTTATCCCGGGATCATTTTCTTATTCATGAGGAAGGGAAAGAGTACATAAAACTTCTTGTGAAAAATAGAAATTTTAAAGCTATTTTGCAGCTATGGGTTTCTGGAATGGATATGGACTGGTTGGGATTGTATGCTGAAGAACATCCAAGTAAGGTTGCTTTACCAACCTATCCTTTCAGGAGAGAACGCTATTGGATTGAGGATAGCAAAATAAAAGCAAGGCCTGAAAAGGAGAAGAAAGATATTTTGCTGCTGAAAAAGGTATGGAAGGAAACAGAGAAAAATATTACCGCATATAATACAGAAATAAGGCACGTACTATTTATTATTAATGATACTTCAATGCCATGGATACAGAAAATTACTTCTATACGTAATAGCAAAATTACATTCATACATCAGGACGATTCTATAAGAAGTATTGAGCAAATTTCGCTGGATGAACATGCTGTTATCGTAGACTTATCCGATATTGGCGATTATCCTGAAAATACCGAAAAAGAACTTAAGAGAATAGCTCTTTACCAAGCCATATTAGGAAAATATTCTAATATAGTACTGAAAATATTACATTTTACTATGAACAGGCAGCAGGTGCAGCAGGATGGTATATGCATTAATGGTACTCTTGTTTCAGGCTTCATAAAAATGTTGTCAGCAGAATACGGAAAAGTATATGCCAAGACCATAGATTTGACTCCTGGGTATTTGCCACGCCTCAACGAGGTATACTTGAGAGAAGTGGATTTCACTGATAACATAAGTGAAGTATGTTATCGTGAAGGAAAAAGGAGGATTCCTTTTTTAAAGACGGTGGGAAAATATTCCAATTCTGAATTATCGGTGAAGCATTCCAATTACAAATATGACACGGATAGAGCCGTTGTAATAACCGGCGGAACGGGTGGAATAGGATTGGTATTGGCCTCACATTTGGTTAGAAACGGCATACGAAAGCTTGTTTTAATGGGAAGAAAACAAATTCCTGAGAGGAATCAATGGGAAAAAATACTTACTTCACAAGAAGCGGACAGAGAATTAATCAGTAAAATAAAAGAAATAACAGAACTTGAAAAAAAAGGTGCTGAAATCAAGGTGTATTCTGGCTCTTTAACAGAGGCAGACAAAATCAGAGAATATTTTGAACAAGTTCGAAGCCAGTGGGGAAGTGTCGGAGGAATCATTCATTGTGCAGGACTCACCATTAACGATCACCCTGCTTTTATTCATAAAAGTGCAGTTGACATTCAAGAGGTGCTTGAACCTAAGGTTGATGCATTGAAGATTTTACACAATGAATTCAAAGAAGATAAGCCAAGTTTCTTTGTTGTATTTTCATCGGTATCGGCAGTTATTCCAGGCTTAGCTACAGGAATAAGTGATTATTCAGCTGCTAATTATTATATGGATACTTTTGTAAATTGCCGGATTAGAGAGGGATATCACTACTATAAATCCATTAATTGGCCGGGATGGAGTGAGATAGGTATGGGTGCCCGGGGCATGGAGAAGTATGAAAGTTACGGACTGTCCAGGATATCCCCTGATATGGGAGTAAAGATATGGGATTTATTACTTGAGGATTCCAGACAGTGGTCAACTGTCGTAATGAGGGTCAACAGCGATAAATTTGAACAGGAAACTTTACTATATGCTAAAAAAAGTATACCTCAAGAAAAGAAGGAAAATAACAAGATTGTACATATTAAGGAAAGCTCAGATACATGGGTTTCCCTGTTAAAGACATTGTTTTCGGAAGAACTGAAAATACCCCCTGAGAAGCTTGGGGAGCATGAGGATTTTGCACAATTAGGTGTTGATTCCATTATATTGGCAGAATTGGTTAAAAAAATTGAAAAAAGGTTTGATATTATCCTTGAGCCTTCGGTATTTTGGGAATATCCCAGCATAAATGCAATGGCCGGTTATTTGAATAATATATGTGCTGAAAACCCTGAGTTCTCTAAGGCTGAAGCGAGCACAGAGTTTGTGGAGGAAGCTTGTTGTAGTCTGGAGGAATACACTGATGAGAACCTTAGTGGGGCTAGTCCCAAAAAAATTGCAGTTGTGGGGGTTTCATGCCGCTTTCCGGGAGCCGAAAACAAGGATGAGTTCTGGAGTAATTTAAAATCGGGAAAGGACAGTATCACCGAAATTCCACCCGATAGATGGGACATAGATGAGAATTTCAGAGAAGAGAGTCGCGAAGGAAAAAGCAACAGTAAATGGGGCGGATTTATCGACAAAATAGAGGAGTTTGATTCTACGTATTTTGGCATTAACAAAGATGCTGCAAGGCAAACCGATCCGCTTATAAGGCTTTTTCTAGAAGCAAGTGTTGAGGTTGTACTGGACGCAGGATACGAAAAAAAGGAGCTTTCGGACAAAAATGTGGGTGTTTTTGTAGGATCGAGGATTTCCAACTATGGCAATAGAATTGAGAAACCCACCAAAGACACCGTAGTTGCTGTGGGACAAAATTTCATTGCAGCACATGTTTCTCACTTTATGAACCTTAAAGGGCCCAGTATGGTTGTTGATACTGCTTGCTCATCTTCACTTGTAAGCATTTATCTTGCATGTCAGAGCCTTTTATCGGGTGAAACTGATATGTGTATTGCAGGGGGAGTTGACATTTTACTTGACGAAAGAGTATTTATTTCACTAAGTCAGGCAGGAGCCCTTTCTCCCGATGGAAAATGCCATACATTTGACAAGGATGCAAATGGTTTTGTTCTGGGAGAGGGCTGCGGAGCAGTACTGCTTAAACCCCTTGAGAAAGCCCTTGCTAACAGAGATAGGATTTATGCCGTTATTGATGCAGCGTCGGTGAATAATGACGGAAATACAATGGGGATTACTACACCGAATTTTGAGGCCCAGATGGAAGTAATTGATGCTGCTATTAAAAAGGCCGGGGTAGACCCTGAAACAATATCCTATATCGAAGCACATGGAACGGGAACTATGATAGGTGATCCCATTGAATTGAAGGCGTTAACTTCCGTTTTTAGAAAATACACTCAGAAGAAACAGTTCTGTGGAATAGGAAGTGTAAAAACAAATATTGGACATTTGTTGAGTGCGGCAGGAATTGCGGGTTTTATTAAGGTAATACTGTGCATATGGAACAAGCAGATAGCTCCGTCTATAAATTGTAATGTGCCTAATCCAAGATTTAATTTTGAAGATTCTCCGTTTTATATTGCAGACAAGCTAAAGCAGTGGTCTCCTGTTGACGGTGTCAGGAGAGCTGGTATAAGCTCTTTTGGATTCGGAGGCACAAATGCACACATTATCGTAAGTGACATGTATCCAGAAAATGATTATCAGAAGACGGATAGATGGCGTAAAACCAATACTGTCACTTATGTAAAGGAGAAATTGTGGATAGATAAGCCTAAAAAACAGTGTGGTGTATCCCAGGAGCTTAATGGGCTGTGTACGGTGACTCTGAAAACCAGAACAGATAACTCATCAGAGTTTGAAGTAATTATAGACAGAGATAATTATATTGTAAGGGACCATCGTGTTCATGGGGTAAGAATCCTTCCTGGGGTCACATTTATAGACTTTATTTATAGAGCCCTTGAGATTGAAGGAGTGGATATTGCAGGTGCGGAGCTTCAAAATATACTGTTTAAAAGTCCGGTTTCGACCTCGGAATTGTTTGAACGGGAAATCAGAATAAAGTTGACTAAAAAGAAGGATTCCTTCAATGTCACAGCCAAAAGCAGAAGAATATTTCTGCTGGACAGAGAAAAAGGTGAGTGGGAAGAGAATCTGACTTGTGATGTGTCTTTCAGGCTGTCTGATAATATGGAAAGCATAAGTCTTGATACTTTGAAGTCAGGAGCAATTGAGATTCTGGATGTGGATGAAGCTTACAAACATACGAGAAGCGTAGGAATAAATCATTTTGAGTTTATGAAGCCGTTGGGTAAGATATATATGGGGCAGGGCTATTTGCTTGCAGAACTGGAATTAGATACACGGGCACAAAAATATACAAGCATGTCCTACTATCACCCTGCATTTTTGGATGCTTCATCAATTTTATCCTTTATGTTTCAGTATGAGGAAATGCCTAGTGATAGCAGGCAGACCTATATACCTGTTTTCATTGAAGGCTTCAGGGGATACGACAAAACAAAAAATAACTGTTACGTATATGTTGAAAAGAGTAATACAAGGCAAAGTTCCGACGACCTGATGTATTCCGCAATGAAAATAGCCGATGAAACAGGCCGTATTATAGCAGCCTTCAAAGGGTTCACCACTAAAAAAATTCGTGAAAAGGATTTGATAATAAAACTGGAGAAACCTGATACCACCACGGATTCTACATGTGTTGCAGCTCCACAGGAAGAGAAGGTGACTGCTATATCGGATAATATAAAAGATCAAATAAAGCAGATGGTTTCAGTTGTCACAGGTATTCCTGTATCAGGTATGGATACCAAAGCCAGTTTCTATGATTTAGGACTAGATTCTACAGATTTGCTTCAAATGGTGCATGATATTGAAAAGAGGATAGGGAAAAACCTGTATCCTACTTTGCTGTTTGAATATTCAAGTATTGAGGAATTATGTTCCTTTCTTGAGGAAAACAATTACCAACTGAGTACTGAAAGAGCTGATGAAGGTAAAATACAGCAAATAAATGATACATATGAAATTATGTATTTTGAGAGAACTTTGGAAAAGACTGAGCAAAGACTGGAAGAGAAGCAGGATGGTACCAATGATGTTTTGATTTTTGACTGCACAGATAGTTTTCATTTTGAACATCTACCAAAAAATCATTTTGAAATTGTGAAACAGGGCCAAGACTTTATACAGAATGATAATGGGATAAATACCATGGACTTTCAGGACGAAGAACAATTTATTAGGCTTCTTAAAGAAAAGGCAAGTAATAAAACCCTACCGGATACATTTTGCTATATACTTTCGGAAGAAAACGTAGGACTGTTTAATAAGCCTGAGGAAAAGATAGAAAAACATTTACAGGGAGTTTATCCTCTGTTTTACTTATGCAAAGCTTTGCAATCACTTAAAATGAAAAAGCATTTTACAATACTTGCTATTTATAAAGCTAATACTGACAGTGCATTATACTATTCAGCACTTTCTGGACTTTTCAGAAGTATGCGGCTGGAGAACGGCAAGATTGGAATAAAATTAATTCAAACGGATACTGAATTATGGGCTGGCAGTGAAGAAAATACAATACAAAGGCTTAAAAATCTTATTCGTGAGGAACTGGCGTATAACGATTTTGACAGTGTAAAAGTAGAGTATCTTGAAGGAAAACGTTATACGGAAGATTTCAGGGAAATCAACCTTAATGAGGATAACGGCAAAGTGGGTATCAGGGAAAACGGTGTATATATAATCCCAGGAGGAGTGGGTGGTATCGGTTTGATACTTGCTAGGTATCTGACACGGAATAAGAAGGTTCGCTTGGTTTTACTGGGACGTTCAGAGCTTGACAGGGAAAAAGAAAGTGCTGTTAACGAGATGATTGCTTCGGGCTCGGAGGTTATTTATAGAAAAGTAGATATTACTGATTTTAAGCAGGTGCAGTTTGTTTTCAAAGAAACCCTTGATAGATGGGGGGCAATACATGGGATTTTTCATTGTGCCGGAGTAAATGTTGACAACCTTATTGAAAATAAAAGTATTAAAGAAATCAAAACAGTACTGGACTCAAAAGTAAAGGGAGCAATTTGTCTGGATGAGGCTTCTGAAAGCCTTGAGCTTGATTACTTCATACTTTTTTCATCACTATCAGCAGTTGTAGGAAATATCGGGCAGGCAGACTATGCTTATGCAAACAGCTTTCTTGATAGTTTCGCATTGTGGAGGGAGTCACTTTGCAAAAAAGGCCAAAGAAGTGGCAGAACATTGTCTGTAAACTGGCCATTATGGGATAGTGGAGGTATGCAGGTAGATCAGCAGACAAAAGAAATGTTTACGAATGTTTATGGTATGAAACCTCTGGAGAATGAAACAGGCATGGACATATTTAGCTCAGTATTAGGTGCTTCATCTGCTAATATAATTGCGGTACAGGCTGATAGACAGAATTTTGAAAAGCTAATTAAGCCGCAAAAGTCTAACAGCTCAAATCAAGTACATAAACGAAAGGAAGCCTATTATAATCTCTTAAAAGAGCTTGACGAGAGTATTGACTGCCGGCTTTTGGATACTGGGATTTCTTCGGCTGTTGAAGTGATTCAAACTGGAGAAGGCAGGCCACTTCTATTACTATCTGCCTTCGGAATGACAGGCGCCATGTGGTACTATCAAATCAGGGAGCTTAGGAATAAATATAGACTGATTATTGTAAATATTCCTGGACATGGGAAAAGTAAACCTATTGAAGATGTTTCTCTGGAGAAACTGTCGCTTATACTAAAGGATGTACTGGAAAAGCTCAAAATAAAAAATCCCATTCCGATTATAGGTGCGTCTTTTGGAGGAATGTTGGCACAGGATGTTACAGTACGTTATCCAGATAAATTTTCAAAGATGATATTAGTGAGCAGTTTTAGCCGAACGTCAGAAGACTTTAGAAATATGACAATGGATGAAGCAAGACGCGTATTCAATCAATCAGGAAAAGAGGATATGAAGTATGCGGAAGTTATTAATGAGTCTTCTGAAGAGGAGTGTAACAGGATTTATTATAAAAGCCAGCATATGAATCCAAGTGCTTCTATATCATATATGAATGCACTTCAGCGGCTTTCAACCACCGATACAATAAAAAACATAAAGATTCCAACCTTGATTATTACCGGGGCTCATGATAAGTTCCAAGGACTTATATTTAACAGCGGTGAAGCGGACTTTATCGCAAAAAATATACAGGAATCAAAACGCGTGGTCTTGGATAATGCAGGACATTTTCCACATATAACGCTATACAAGTCATTTAACAAGATAATTATGGATTACCTTGAGTGCGAATAA